In one Lolium rigidum isolate FL_2022 chromosome 3, APGP_CSIRO_Lrig_0.1, whole genome shotgun sequence genomic region, the following are encoded:
- the LOC124698331 gene encoding F-box protein At4g00755-like: MEEVAESSTDFLDFLGPDTSATVFTMLHDPADLARASAVSRSWRTFVIANQFSKMQCLRVCPEVSTFARVEVRSSSGGKDHDVAGPSARAEDERLSRDHMVYMHLAHGLLARPYNDARNCITRCIGASSTDNFPEETIENTLEPIDRVDMRPSYWSSGGQRDPAAPEWLIYRLQADLCLVDEVKVQPFKAFFQYGDPIYSAKCIRFRMGYPTSPLEPETLVCDENEGQLIDDSNYVWTYTSPEFPMLQENVLQSFKLPHPVLCIGGVVKVELLGRVQKQAMDSLYYICVSHVQIVGKPVSQELEVAPHGKCVVMNYYPDPRRCSVARGDSSGDDGRSKWHGFASRFWHSGRARGIGGLNQGLLSRLFGAPLQFGGEDDVSDEEGELL, from the exons ATGGAGGAGGTGGCGGAATCGTCGACGGacttcctcgacttcctcggcccgGACACATCCGCTACCGTCTTCACCATGCTCCACGACCCCGCCGacctcgcccgcgcctccgccgtcTCCCGCTCCTGGCGCACCTTCG TCATTGCCAACCAGTTCAGCAAGATGCAGTGCCTGCGGGTGTGCCCGGAGGTGTCCACCTTCGCGCGCGTCGAGGTGCGCAGCAGCTCCGGCGGCAAAGACCATGATGTCGCTGGGCCGAGCGCCCGTGCCGAGGACGAGAGGCTCTCCCGGGACCACATGGTGTACATGCACCTCGCCCACGGCCTCCTCGCGCGGCCGTACAACGACGCCAGGAACTGCATCACCCGCTGTATCGGCGCGTCCAGCACCGACAACTTCCCTGAGGAGACCATCGAGAACACCCTCGAGCCTATCGACCGCGTGGATATGAGACCGTCGTACTGGTCCAGCGGGGGGCAGAGGGACCCCGCTGCGCCCGAGTGGCTCATTTATAGGCTCCAGGCGGATCTATGCCTCGTTGATGAAGTCAAGGTGCAGCCATTCAAAG CATTTTTCCAGTATGGTGATCCGATATACTCGGCAAAGTGCATCCGGTTCCGGATGGGCTATCCAACATCACCTCTAGAGCCTGAAACACTTGTGTGCGATGAAAATGAAGGGCAGCTAATTGATGATAGCAACTATGTATGGACTTACACATCTCCAGAATTTCCAATGTTGCAG GAAAATGTTTTACAATCCTTTAAGTTACCACACCCAGTTTTGTGTATTGGCGGCGTGGTGAAGGTTGAGCTTCTTGGGAGGGTCCAGAAGCAGGCAATGGACAGCTTGTACTACATATG CGTGTCTCATGTCCAAATTGTGGGGAAGCCAGTCTCTCAAGAACTTGAGGTCGCTCCTCATGGGAAATGTGTGGTCATGAATTACTACCCAGATCCACGTAGATGCAGCGTTGCTCGCGGCGACTCGTCGGGGGACGATGGTCGCAGCAAGTGGCACGGCTTCGCGTCGAGGTTCTGGCACTCTGGCCGTGCTAGAGGGATAGGTGGACTGAACCAGGGGCTGTTGAGCAGGCTGTTTGGTGCTCCGTTGCAGTTTGGGGGCGAAGACGATGTATCCGATGAGGAGGGGGAGCTTCTTTAG
- the LOC124698330 gene encoding uncharacterized protein LOC124698330, protein MEGHSQNKISSAEAILVGALSSGVNAPTWIVLQMTFLLLACCFSAMLYLAFFSSDFVIVGHVFLLITIGVVLFVLLNRFLAETGFVPVEQQMQEIGIHKPEATEKDKRS, encoded by the exons ATGGAAGGCCACTCCCAAAATAAAATATCATCAGCTGAAGCTATCTTGGTGGGAGCCTTGTCTTCTGGTGTTAAT GCCCCAACATGGATTGTGCTCCAGATGACATTTTTGCTACTAGCGTGCTGTTTTAGTGCAATGCTCTATCTGGCCTTCTTCTCAAGTGACTTTGTGATCGTTGGGCATGTTTTTTTGCTCATAACCATTGGCGTGGTTCTGTTTGTGCTTCTTAACAG GTTTCTTGCAGAGACTGGTTTTGTCCCGGTTGAACAACAGATGCAGGAAATTGGAATCCATAAACCAGAAGCTACAGAAAAAGACAAGAGAAGCTAG